DNA from Mesorhizobium sp. DCY119:
CAAACGAATCGCGTATCCTGCGGCAATGACAGACCTGCTATCCGAGCCGATACTGCGTCTTGGTGCCAGCGTGTTCACGCTCGGCCAGTTGCTTGCCTTTGGCGGAGCGCTGTTTCTCGTCCTGTTTCTTGTGCTCGTCGCGGCACTCTGGCGGTCGGCAAGGGCGCGGGCTGAGGCCGCACTTGAAGCCGCCGATCGTGCTCACGAGGCCGACGCCCGTATGACCGCGATCCTGCAATCGCAGGCCGAGATGCAAGGCCGCATGGGCGCGATGGCCGAAGTGTTCGGCTCGCGGCAGGCCGAACTCACCCAGTCGCTCAGTCAGCGCCTCGACGCGATGACCGGCCGGCTCGGCCAGACCATGACCGAACAGACCAAGTCGACGCATGAAAGCCTCGCCAAGCTGCAGGAACGACTGGCCGTCATCGATACCGCGCAGGGCAACATCCAGTCGCTCGCCGGCCAGGTGGTGCAGCTGCAAGCCATTCTCTCCAACAAGCAGACGCGCGGCGCCTTCGGCCAGTCACGCATGGAGGCGATCGTCGCCGACGGCCTGCCGCACGGCGCCTTTGAGTTCCAGGCCACGCTTTCCAACGGCAACCGGCCGGACTGCCTGGTGAAGATGCCGAACGGCTCGCCGTCGCTGGTCATCGATGCGAAATTCCCGCTGGAAGCGTGGAACGCCATTCGTGCTGCGGAAGGCACTGAGGCGAGCAAGCTTGCGGCACAGGCCTTCCGTCGCGACGTCGAAATCCACATCCGGGATATTTCGGAAAAATACCTGATCAATGGCGAAACGCAGGACACGGCCTTCATGTTCGTGCCCTCGGAATCGGTGTTCAGCGAAATCCATGAGAATTTCGAGGCGCTGGTCCACCGCGCCCACCGTGCCCGCGTCGTCATCGTCTCACCCTCGCTGCTGATGCTGTCGATCCAGGTCATCCAGGCGATCCTGAAAGATGCGCGCATGCGCGAGCAGGCGCATCTCATCCAGGGCGAGGTCATTCGCCTGATGGAGGATGTGTCGCGTCTCGACGAGCGTGTGCGCAAGCTTCAGGTCCATTTCGGCCAGACGGCGAAAGACGTCGACGACATTCTCGTCTCATCCAACAAGGTCACCCGGCGCGGCCAGAAGATCGAGGCGCTGGAGTTCGGCGACGGCCACGCCGACGAAGCAGCCGCTCCGCCTCCGGCACCCGCACGAACCGCCGAATCCAAGACCGGGCAGTTGCGGCTGCGCGTCGTTGAAGAACGGGAATGAATTTTTCGACGTAAAGCTGTTGAAGACGGCAGTGACATGCAAGAAACAATTCCAGTATATGAATTGCATCGCATACAAATTCTCTGCACGAATCCAGTAACGACCTGACAATACTCGTTTCCGCATTTCGTCCCTCTGGAGGGAAGCGACGCAGTGAGCAGCAGTGAATCGGGCAAAGGCAGCAAACCGGGCAAGATCGAGATGCCCGAAGGGCCGGGCATTGCCGCCTACCATGCCGAACATCCGGACAATTGGTGGGGCGAAAAGAACCGGATGCGCACCGACCGCCAATCCATCCTCCAATACGAACAGCAGATCATTCGCCGGCGGCGCGCCAAGCATAAAAATGGCAGTTCTTCCGCTGCCCCGGCCGAAGGATCCCAACCCAAGCTGGTGGTCCAGAGCCCCGTAGGCACCAAGCCGGCAGAGGACCAGCCGGGCGACGAGCGCAAATTGCTCGACGATCTCACCGGCCTCGCGCTGTCGGGCGGCGGCATCAGGGCAGCGACCTTTTCGCTCGGCGTCCTCCAGGCGCTGGACCGCTACGGCATCATCAACCGTCTCGACTATCTGTCGACCGTCTCCGGCGGCGGCTATATCGGCAGTTCGCTCAGCGCGACGCTGGTCAAGGGAAACGGCGAGTTCGCCTTCGGCTCTTCACCGCAAGGCACCTCGCTCGGCGCCAAGCCCTCCAAGATGCTCAGCGCCTCCGAGCTTGCCGACAGCGACGCCGTCGGGCATCTGCGCAATTATTCGAACTTCCTCATTCCGAAAGGCCTGGGCGACGTGCTGACCGCGGCGGCAGTCGTGGTGCGCGGCCTTACCGCCAATGCGGCGCTGATCCTGTGGATTCCGCTTCTTCTGGCAGCCCTGACCGTCTTTTCCAATCCGACACGCGCCGATCTCGTCAAGTCGGACCTGTTCGGCTTCACGCTCTACTGGCCTCCCGTCCAGCATTTCGCGGTCACGCTGGTCTTCCTCGCCAGCGCCTTCATCTATTTCTTCGTCTGGGCGCTGCTGCGCTCGGCCGTGCGGGCGCAGATGCTCGCCGACGCGGTCGGGCGCGCGCCGTTTTACGGCGCGCTGGTGCTGATCGCGGTGGCGCTGGTGGCTTTCATCGAGTTCCAGCCCCTGGCGGTCAATGTGCTGTTCGACGCCATAGCGCCGCCCAAACCCATGCCCGGCGCGCCCGTAGCCGAAGGCGGAAGGAGCTTTCTCACCTGGCTTGGGCTGATGCTTGCGCCGATAACGGCCGTCATCACCTTCTTTCGCCAGACGCTGAAGTCCTATCTGGCCGATACCTATTACAGCAAGACCTACGCCGCATTGCTGGCGCGGGGAACGGCCACCCTGATCCTGTGGATCGGCGCGCTGGCACTGCCCTTGCTGATCTGGATCTTCTACCTGCATCTCAGCTACTGGGCGATCGCCGACGGCGACGACCCGGCCACGCGCTTCGCGCACAGCCCCAACTGGTTCCTGTGGCTCAAGGAGTATCTCGGCGGGATTGCCTGGGTACCCTATCTCGTGCTCGGCCTGCTGTTGTTCTTCTTTTCTTTCTGGCTGAAATCGAATGCCAATTCCCTGCATCACCTCTATCGCGACCGGCTATCACGCGCCTTCCATTTCGACCCGCAGTCGTTTCGTCCCGGCAAGCCGGACCCCGACAGCTATATTCCGCAACTGACGGAACTGGCATCGGAAGACACGCCCTATCACCTCATAAACACCGCCATAAACGTGCAGTCGTCGGCGGAGGCCAACCGGCGCGGGCGCAATGCCGATTTCTTCCTGTTCTCGCCACTGTTCGTCGGCAGCCGTGTCACCGGCTATATCCCGACGCGGGCCTATGCCCACAAGAAGATCGACAATCCGCTCGACGTAGCGACCGCCGTCGCGATTTCGGGTGCATCGGCATCGTCCAACATGGGATCGCAGACGATAAGGGCGCTATCGCCGACGCTTGCCATGCTCAATGTGCGGCTCGGCTACTGGCTGCGCAACCCGAGCAGCGTGTTGAAGCTTATCGGCGGCGAGCCGCTGGAAGAGACGGTGCCGATGTCGGACATGGTCCGCAAAAGCCGGTCATTCCTGCGAAAGCTCAAGGAAATCCTCGGCACCAATGGCCATTTCTTCCTGTTCTTCGAAATGTTCGGCTTCCTCGACGAGGAGAGCAGCTACGTCTACCTCACCGATGGCGGCCATATCGAGAATCTCGGCATCTATGAACTCCTGCGCCGCCGCTGCAAGGTCATCGTCGTCGTCGACGCCGAGACCGATCCGCAGATGCGCTTCGGTTCCTTCATCGCCTTGCAAATTCATTCACGGATCGATCTTGGCGTACGCATCGACCTGCCCATGGAAGCGATCCGCAAGGCGACGCTGGACACGCAGAAGACTATCTCCGCCGACGCCGCCGGCACCGCTCCCGCACCCCTGACGCCGGAAAAAGCCGCAGAAAACGGGCATGCCAAGCCTTTGATGCCGCATATCGCGATCGGCCAGATTCATTACGGCAAGAACCATTCCGGCACGCTCGTCTACATCAAGGCATCGCTGACCGGCGACGAGAACGACTATCTGCTGGATTATGCGCGGCGCAACCCGACCTTCCCACATGAATCGACCGGCGACCAGTTCTTCACCGAAGAGCAGTTCGAGGTCTACCGCGCGCTCGGCTTCCACATCACCGACCGGTTCTTCGGCGCGAAGGACGATGCCATTGCCATGACGGCCGACAAATGCGCTGCCCGCAAGGTCAAGGACACGATGGACCCGCGCATCGCCGACATCCACAACTGCCTGCTGCCGTAAGGCATCGACGACGAGCGCAGTGGGCAGGCCCCGGGGAAACCTACTGCGTCTCCACGGTCTCCATGGCCTCGAATTCCGGCAGCCAGTGCAGCGCCGAGCGATGCCAGAACTGCCTTCTCGGCACCAGCTCCTCGCGCTGCCTCACCGTGCCCACCCTTATTCCGTAGACCTTCGGCCCCTCGTCGGCCGAGGTGGCGAAGAGATGCGAGCCGCAGTTCTCGCAAAAACCCTGCGCGCGCCGGGCGCCGTTGGCGCCGATCTTGACGTATATCTTCGGCGTTCCCTTGGTGATCTCGTACTTGTCTTCCGGCGCCCGCACACTGACCCGGAAGGCCGTGCCGGTGAGTTGCTGGCAATCCGTGCAGTGGCAGATCGTCGTCTTCTCGGGATCGACCTCGGCCCGGTAGGTGATGGCGCCGCAATGGCATCCGCCGTCTATTCGCATCGTCGCTCCTCCTTGATAGTCGCTCGCGCGGCTATTCCTTCGCCTCGTCGACAATCGCCTTGCGCCGGCGCTCCCAGGTTCCCGTGGTCTGCGGCTTGACGAACAAGGCGGTGATCTGAGGCATCTCCTTGCGCAGCTTCGCCTCCAGGCGCTCGACGCAGGTTTCGATCTCCGGCGCCGTCATATGGTCCTCGAATTCGAGGCTGAGCGCGGCGACGATCTCTTCCGGCCCGAGGTGCACGGTCAGGATGCCATTGGCGCGCTGCACGGCGGGGTCTGCCTGCGCCAGCGCCAGCACCGCCTTCTGGACCTCCGGCAAGGCCGCCTCGCCCATCAGCAGGCCCTTGCTCTCGCGGGCGAGAAAGATCGCCGTCGATGCGAGGATGATGCTGATGCCGATGGAGGCGACGCCGTCGAGTTCCGGCATGGCGAATATCTGCGCGCAGAAAATGCCGACGAAAGCGATGATCAGCCCGAGCAAGGCAGCGCTATCCTCGAACAGCACCGTGAACACGCTCGGATCCTTGCTCTGGCGCACCGCGTCGAGATAGCCGAGCCGGCCCTTGGCCTGGCGGAACTCCTTCAGCGCCACCCACCACGATGCGCTTTCGAACAGGAAGGACAGGCCGAGCACGACATAGTTGACGGTCGGGTTGCGCACCGGCTCCGGGTCGAGGATGTGGATGACGCCCTCGTAGAAGGAGACGCCGGCGCCGAGCGCGAAGACCAGCAGGGCGACGATGAAGCTCCAGAAATAAAGCTCCCGGCCATGGCCGAGCGGGTGGGTCGCATCCGGCGGCCTGTTGGCGCGCCTCAGCCCGTAAAGCAGCAGTCCGCCATTGCCGGTATCGACCAGCGAATGCACGCCTTCCGACAACATGGCCGAACTGCCGGTGAAGAAAGCGGCTATGAATTTGGTGACCGCGATGGCGAGATTGCCGGCAAGTGCCGCGTAGATCACCTTCTTGGAGCCGGAATGCGCAGCCATGGCCTGTCCCTCGTTTAACGAGAGAGTAGCGCATGCACAGCTTTGCTCAAGACGCGGGCATCAGAACCCCTTGCCCTCGCCACGATCTGTTGTTTCACTCTGTCACCCGACAACAGGAGGAGCGAATCATGGCCAAGGGTCAAATGCGCAGCAACAAGGAAGCTCGCAAACCGAAAAAGGATGCGAAAAAGCCCGTAGCCGAACCGGCGCTGAAGGCGGCACCGGTTCAGGCGATACGGCTGAAAGAAAAGAAGTAAGGAATACGCGCACGAAAGCAGCGCGGCGGCCCGGGCCGTCGCGCTGTTGCCCGACATGACGTCAAGGCTGGATCAGTTTAGCCTTACGGCCTGGGCGGCAGCGGCATACGGCCGCCGCGTGCTTTGCGCGCGGCATAGCGCGCGTCGCGCTTGGCCTTGCGTTCGGCTTCGTCGGCGAGCAACCGCGTGATGCGGTCGGTCTCTTCCGCTTCGCGGATTTTCGCTTCCGCAGCCGCAGCTTCCTCTGCTGCGATGCGGGCAGCTTCAGCCGCCGCTTCGCGCTCGGCCTTTTCGATCGCCTCGCGAGCCAGCCGCTCCTGCTTCAGCTTTTCCTTTTCGGCATTGCGCTTTTCGCGCGCCTCGAGGATCGCCTGACGCTCGGCCTTGCGAGCCTGAACCTCCGGATCGTCTTCAGCCGGACGTGACTTGAAGCGTTCCAGCAGGGCTTTTCTTGCTTCGTTTGCGGCATTGCGCCGCTCGGAGAAATCTTGTTCCTTGTAGATAGCCAATTTTCGCCTTCAATTTTTTCTTATCAGTACGCGCCGCTTACATACGCACGAGAGCCAAGAGTTCAAGCGCCAATTCGGCATGTCTGCCATGTAATCGCCAGATGTTGCCCTGAGGGAACGGTTTACGGCGCCAATTCCGATATTCACTGTTCACAACCCGGCCACTGGCGAGCGAGCCGGGGCGTCGCTACCTGTAGCCCAACAAACCCCATTTTCGAGGACAGATCATGGAACTCGGCCTCTATACCTTCGCGGATGTCAGCCTGAAACCCGGGCCTGACGCCATCTCGCCACATCAGCGCCTACGTAACCTCGTCGAGGAAATCGAACTTGCCGACCAGGTCGGGCTCGACGTGTTCGGCCTGGGCGAACACCACCGCCCGGACTACGCGGCTTCCGCACCCGTCGTGGCGCTGGCAGCCGCTGCCGAGCGCACCAAGCGCATAAAGCTCACAAGTGCGGTCACGGTGCTGTCGTCGGACGACCCGGTGCGCGTCTTCCAGCAATTCTCGACGCTTGACCTGCTTTCGGGCGGGCGGGCCGAGATCATGGCGGGGCGAGGCTCCTTCATCGAATCCTTCCCGCTGTTCGGCTACAATCTGGAAGACTACGACCAGCTCTTCACTGAGAAGCTCGACCTGCTGCTGGCGTTGCGCGACAGCGAGCGCGTGACCTGGACGGGCGAGATGCGCGCGCCGATCAACGATCGCGGCGTCTATCCCCGCCCCTTCCAGGACAAGCTGCCGATCTGGATTGCTGTCGGCGGCACGCCGACTTCGGTGGCGCGCGCCGGCGCACTCGGCCTGCCGCTGGCGCTTGCCATCATCGGCGGCGAGCCGGCGCGCTTCGCACCTTTGTTCGACCTCTACCGTCAGGCGGCATCGCGTGCCGGTCACGATCCGGCGACCCTTGCCACCAGCATCAATGTCCACGGCTTCGTCGGCGAGACCACCGCGCAGGCGGCAGACGACTTCTACGAGCCGCAGGCCGAGGTGATGAACCGCATCGGCCGCGAGCGCGGCTGGGGTCCGACGTCGCGGGCGCATTACGACCAGTCGCGGTCCCAGAGCGGCGCGCTGTTCGTCGGCAATCCCGAGCAGGTCGCCGAAAAGATCGTCGCCAATCACAAGCTGTTCAAGAACGACCGCTTCCTGCTGCAGATGGCCATCGGCATCATGCCGCATGCCAAGATCATGAAGGCGATCGAACTGTTCGGCACCAAGGTCGCCCCTATCGTTCGGCGCGAGACGGCGGTGAAGGAGCTTTCGCTGGCCGAAGGCTGAGCCGCCTATATTAGAGGCTGCGGAACTTTCCGACTTCAGGCGCATTGTTGCGCCTGAAGGGATTTTCGCGTCGCCAGATCGTTCTGGCGTCCGCGAAGATCGGGGATCGACAATGAAAACTGAAACGGCCAGCCCTGCCGCCGATCCGTCGGCTGCGGCACGAACAGCGTCGGACACAAGGCTCATGCGCTCGCTGCTCATCGGCATCTTCATGTTCATGGCAATCTACGCGCTCTATTTTGGGCGCGATTTTTTCATGCCGGTCATTCTGGCCTGCCTGCTGGCGCTGATGCTGACGCCGATCGTGCGCTTCCTGCGCAAGCGCGGCATTCCCGAAGCCGTGTCTGCCACCATACTGGTCGTCGTTTCCGTGCTCGGCATCGGCCTCGCCGGCTATCTGCTCAGCGGCCCGGTGATCGCGCTGGTCAATGATGCGCCGGCGATCGGCCGCCAGTTGACCGAGCGCCTCGCCCATCTGCGCCACCCCTTCGAACAGATGATAAGCATTTCCCATCAGGTCGAGCGCGTCACCGAAACCGCGCAGGAGCCGGGCGTGCAGAAGGTCGTCGTCGCGCAGCCCGGCATCATATCGCAGGCAGCCGGCAACCTGCTGTCCGCCGGCACGACGACTGCCATCACCTTCGTGCTGTCGCTGTTCCTGCTCGCCTCGGGCACGATGTTTTATGAGAAGATCATCCAGTCCTTCACCCGCCTCAGCGAGAAGAAGCGGGCGCTGCGCGTGGTCTATGATGTCGAGCGCGAGATTTCGCGCTACCTGCTCACCGTCGCGCTCATCAATCTTGGTCTCGGCGTCGCTATCGGGCTTGGCCTGTGGGCTATCGGCATGCCGAACCCGTTCGTCTGGGGCGTCGCCGCCACGCTGCTGAATTTCCTGCCCTATATCGGCGCATTGATCACCATCCTGCTTGTCGCGGTGATCGCCATCGTCAGCTTCGACAGCCTGTCCTATGCGATGGTCGCACCGCTCTTCGTGGTCTGCTGCAACATCATCGAAGGCCAGTTCATAACCCCGCTCGTGGTCGGCCGAAGGCTGGAGATCAACGCGGTGGCGATCTTCGTCGCGGTTGCCTTCTGGTCATGGCTGTGGGGCTTCGTCGGCGCGCTCATCGCGGTGCCGCTGCTCGTCATCGTCAAGGTCTTCTGCGATCATTTCGAGAGCCTGCATCACGTCGGCAATTTTCTGGCCGCCCAGCAAACCGCCGAGCCGGAGGAAGAAGAGGCAGAGGAACCGGCAAAAGCGGCCTGATGCCCTTTGCGAAGCAGGCCGGGCGTTCCTATATCCGAGCTTCCTGCCGCCCGGAGACCTGCCCGTGATTCCACTTTCCGTTCTAGACCTGTCGCCGATCACCGAGGGCAGCACCGCCTCGCAATCGCTCGCCAACACGCTCGACCTGGCCCGCCACGCCGAGCGGCTCGGCTATAACCGCTACTGGCTGGCCGAGCATCACAACATGGCGGGCATCGCCAGTGCCGCCACCTCCGTGGTGATTGCCCATGTCGCCGGCGGCACCAAGACGATCCGCGTCGGTGCGGGCGGCATCATGCTGCCCAACCACGCCCCGCTGGTGATTGCCGAGCAGTTCGGCACGTTGGCTGCCCTTCACCCCGGCCGCATCGATCTCGGCCTTGGCCGCGCGCCGGGCACCGACATGAACACGGCCCGCGCGCTGCGCCGCAATCTCGAGGCCGGCGTCGACAATTTCCCGCAGGACGTGGTCGAGCTCATCAATTATTTCGCGCCTGCCGAGCCCGGCCAGCGCGTGCGCGCCGTGCCCGGAGAAGGCCAGAACGTGCCGGTGTGGATACTCGGCTCCTCCACCTATGGCGCGCAGCTCGCCGCCATGCTCGGCCTGCCCTATGCCTTTGCCTCGCATTTCGCCCCGGCAGAACTGGAGCATGCGATCGATATCTACCGCTCGCGCTTCCAGCCGTCGCAATTCCTGGACAAGCCTTACGTCATGCTCGGCCTGAACGTGTTTGCCGCCGAGACTGACGCGGAAGCAAAGTTCCTGTTCACCTCGCTGCAGCAGGCCTTCGTCAATCTGCGCACCGGCCACCCCGGCCCGCTGCCGGCACCTGTCGAGAACTACGACGCCGACCTCGACCCGATGGCCAAGGCCATGCTGGCGCAGGCGCTTTCCTGCGCCATCGTCGGTTCGCCGCAGACTGTGCGTACCGGCCTCGACGCCTTCATCCGCCGCACCGGCGCTGACGAGCTGATGGTGACGGCGCAGATGTTCGACCATGCCGCGCGGATCAGGTCGTTCGAGATCCTTGCGGAAGCGCATAAGGAGCTGTCGCAGGCGGCTTGAGGGCCGGCGCTCACCTCCCCCTTGAGGGGAGGTCGCTGACTGAGCGAAGCGAAGGAAGCGGGTGGGGTCGTCGCGGCAGTGCTCTACGTTCCTATGCGCCGAGCACTGCCGCGACGACCCCACCCGGCCCTTCGGGCCACCCTCCCCCCAAGGGGGAGGGAACTCAGCGCATCGCTTCAACCAACCCCTTGTCCGGATAACACGTCGCCGCGCGGCCGTTCTTGGCCTGCCAGACGCCGATCGAGCGGCGCGTCTTGAAGCCGGGCAGGCCGTCGGCGCTGCCGACATCGTAGCCGGCCTTTTCAAGACCGCGCTGCATCGCCGCCACGTCCGACCGGTAAAGCCCGCCGACCTTGCCCCAGGCACCGGAAAACCCCTTGTCGCCATGCGCGATGCGATCAGCACCATGGCCGATGAACAGCGCATAGAGATCGCTCATATTGTATTCCTTGAGCACATAGAAATTCGGCGTGACGATGAAGGCCGGGCCGCTGCGTCCCGCCGGCATCAGCAGGAAGCCTTCGGCCTTCAACTCACTGGCCGGAAACGGCTTGCCGCCGATGCGGGCAATGCCCATCGCCGCCCATTGCGATATTTTCTTGCCCTGATCCGGCCCTTCGAGCGAGCAAGAGACGCTGTCCGGCACGGTTACCTCGAACCCCCAGTCGCGGCCTTTCACCCAGCCGTAGTGGACGAGGTAATTGGCGATGGAGGCCAGCGTGTCGGGCACGGAGTTCCAGATGTCGGGATGGCCGTCGCCGTCGAAATCGACCGCATGCTTGAGGAAGGACGTCGGCAGGAATTGCGGCTGGCCGAGCGCGCCGGCCCATGACGATTTCATCTGGCCGGGATCTGCAAGCCCGCGCTGGACGATTTCGAGTGCGGCCAGCACCTCCTTGCGAAACATGTCCTTGCGGGTCGCCATGAACGCCTTGGTGCCCAGCACCTCGAAGGCGTTGTAGGGGATTTTCGCCGTACCAAAGCCCGACTCGCGGCCCCATATCGCCAATACCACCTCGCCCGGCACGCCGTAGCGCTTCTCGATCGCAGCCAGCGTCTTGGCATATTGCCCGGCGCGCGAGCGGCCGCCGGCGGTGACATTGCCGATCGGCGCGAAATAGCTGCCCGGCGAGCCGAACTCGGCCTGATGCTGCTTCTGCGGCGTCTTCGGCTTGGTGCCCGGCATGACCAGATCGGGCAGCTTCAGATCGGGCGAAACACCGGAAAAGGCAGCGTCGAAGGTCTTTTGGGAAATGCCGCGACTCTTGGCTTCGGGCCA
Protein-coding regions in this window:
- a CDS encoding DNA recombination protein RmuC gives rise to the protein MTDLLSEPILRLGASVFTLGQLLAFGGALFLVLFLVLVAALWRSARARAEAALEAADRAHEADARMTAILQSQAEMQGRMGAMAEVFGSRQAELTQSLSQRLDAMTGRLGQTMTEQTKSTHESLAKLQERLAVIDTAQGNIQSLAGQVVQLQAILSNKQTRGAFGQSRMEAIVADGLPHGAFEFQATLSNGNRPDCLVKMPNGSPSLVIDAKFPLEAWNAIRAAEGTEASKLAAQAFRRDVEIHIRDISEKYLINGETQDTAFMFVPSESVFSEIHENFEALVHRAHRARVVIVSPSLLMLSIQVIQAILKDARMREQAHLIQGEVIRLMEDVSRLDERVRKLQVHFGQTAKDVDDILVSSNKVTRRGQKIEALEFGDGHADEAAAPPPAPARTAESKTGQLRLRVVEERE
- a CDS encoding patatin-like phospholipase family protein produces the protein MSSSESGKGSKPGKIEMPEGPGIAAYHAEHPDNWWGEKNRMRTDRQSILQYEQQIIRRRRAKHKNGSSSAAPAEGSQPKLVVQSPVGTKPAEDQPGDERKLLDDLTGLALSGGGIRAATFSLGVLQALDRYGIINRLDYLSTVSGGGYIGSSLSATLVKGNGEFAFGSSPQGTSLGAKPSKMLSASELADSDAVGHLRNYSNFLIPKGLGDVLTAAAVVVRGLTANAALILWIPLLLAALTVFSNPTRADLVKSDLFGFTLYWPPVQHFAVTLVFLASAFIYFFVWALLRSAVRAQMLADAVGRAPFYGALVLIAVALVAFIEFQPLAVNVLFDAIAPPKPMPGAPVAEGGRSFLTWLGLMLAPITAVITFFRQTLKSYLADTYYSKTYAALLARGTATLILWIGALALPLLIWIFYLHLSYWAIADGDDPATRFAHSPNWFLWLKEYLGGIAWVPYLVLGLLLFFFSFWLKSNANSLHHLYRDRLSRAFHFDPQSFRPGKPDPDSYIPQLTELASEDTPYHLINTAINVQSSAEANRRGRNADFFLFSPLFVGSRVTGYIPTRAYAHKKIDNPLDVATAVAISGASASSNMGSQTIRALSPTLAMLNVRLGYWLRNPSSVLKLIGGEPLEETVPMSDMVRKSRSFLRKLKEILGTNGHFFLFFEMFGFLDEESSYVYLTDGGHIENLGIYELLRRRCKVIVVVDAETDPQMRFGSFIALQIHSRIDLGVRIDLPMEAIRKATLDTQKTISADAAGTAPAPLTPEKAAENGHAKPLMPHIAIGQIHYGKNHSGTLVYIKASLTGDENDYLLDYARRNPTFPHESTGDQFFTEEQFEVYRALGFHITDRFFGAKDDAIAMTADKCAARKVKDTMDPRIADIHNCLLP
- a CDS encoding GFA family protein produces the protein MRIDGGCHCGAITYRAEVDPEKTTICHCTDCQQLTGTAFRVSVRAPEDKYEITKGTPKIYVKIGANGARRAQGFCENCGSHLFATSADEGPKVYGIRVGTVRQREELVPRRQFWHRSALHWLPEFEAMETVETQ
- a CDS encoding cation diffusion facilitator family transporter, with protein sequence MAAHSGSKKVIYAALAGNLAIAVTKFIAAFFTGSSAMLSEGVHSLVDTGNGGLLLYGLRRANRPPDATHPLGHGRELYFWSFIVALLVFALGAGVSFYEGVIHILDPEPVRNPTVNYVVLGLSFLFESASWWVALKEFRQAKGRLGYLDAVRQSKDPSVFTVLFEDSAALLGLIIAFVGIFCAQIFAMPELDGVASIGISIILASTAIFLARESKGLLMGEAALPEVQKAVLALAQADPAVQRANGILTVHLGPEEIVAALSLEFEDHMTAPEIETCVERLEAKLRKEMPQITALFVKPQTTGTWERRRKAIVDEAKE
- a CDS encoding DUF6481 family protein, with translation MAIYKEQDFSERRNAANEARKALLERFKSRPAEDDPEVQARKAERQAILEAREKRNAEKEKLKQERLAREAIEKAEREAAAEAARIAAEEAAAAEAKIREAEETDRITRLLADEAERKAKRDARYAARKARGGRMPLPPRP
- a CDS encoding LLM class flavin-dependent oxidoreductase, which produces MELGLYTFADVSLKPGPDAISPHQRLRNLVEEIELADQVGLDVFGLGEHHRPDYAASAPVVALAAAAERTKRIKLTSAVTVLSSDDPVRVFQQFSTLDLLSGGRAEIMAGRGSFIESFPLFGYNLEDYDQLFTEKLDLLLALRDSERVTWTGEMRAPINDRGVYPRPFQDKLPIWIAVGGTPTSVARAGALGLPLALAIIGGEPARFAPLFDLYRQAASRAGHDPATLATSINVHGFVGETTAQAADDFYEPQAEVMNRIGRERGWGPTSRAHYDQSRSQSGALFVGNPEQVAEKIVANHKLFKNDRFLLQMAIGIMPHAKIMKAIELFGTKVAPIVRRETAVKELSLAEG
- a CDS encoding AI-2E family transporter, with product MKTETASPAADPSAAARTASDTRLMRSLLIGIFMFMAIYALYFGRDFFMPVILACLLALMLTPIVRFLRKRGIPEAVSATILVVVSVLGIGLAGYLLSGPVIALVNDAPAIGRQLTERLAHLRHPFEQMISISHQVERVTETAQEPGVQKVVVAQPGIISQAAGNLLSAGTTTAITFVLSLFLLASGTMFYEKIIQSFTRLSEKKRALRVVYDVEREISRYLLTVALINLGLGVAIGLGLWAIGMPNPFVWGVAATLLNFLPYIGALITILLVAVIAIVSFDSLSYAMVAPLFVVCCNIIEGQFITPLVVGRRLEINAVAIFVAVAFWSWLWGFVGALIAVPLLVIVKVFCDHFESLHHVGNFLAAQQTAEPEEEEAEEPAKAA
- a CDS encoding LLM class flavin-dependent oxidoreductase, with amino-acid sequence MIPLSVLDLSPITEGSTASQSLANTLDLARHAERLGYNRYWLAEHHNMAGIASAATSVVIAHVAGGTKTIRVGAGGIMLPNHAPLVIAEQFGTLAALHPGRIDLGLGRAPGTDMNTARALRRNLEAGVDNFPQDVVELINYFAPAEPGQRVRAVPGEGQNVPVWILGSSTYGAQLAAMLGLPYAFASHFAPAELEHAIDIYRSRFQPSQFLDKPYVMLGLNVFAAETDAEAKFLFTSLQQAFVNLRTGHPGPLPAPVENYDADLDPMAKAMLAQALSCAIVGSPQTVRTGLDAFIRRTGADELMVTAQMFDHAARIRSFEILAEAHKELSQAA
- a CDS encoding lytic murein transglycosylase, which translates into the protein MMRYLTAILFSLAVAFAAFPASAARIDDQFQAWLKSDLWPEAKSRGISQKTFDAAFSGVSPDLKLPDLVMPGTKPKTPQKQHQAEFGSPGSYFAPIGNVTAGGRSRAGQYAKTLAAIEKRYGVPGEVVLAIWGRESGFGTAKIPYNAFEVLGTKAFMATRKDMFRKEVLAALEIVQRGLADPGQMKSSWAGALGQPQFLPTSFLKHAVDFDGDGHPDIWNSVPDTLASIANYLVHYGWVKGRDWGFEVTVPDSVSCSLEGPDQGKKISQWAAMGIARIGGKPFPASELKAEGFLLMPAGRSGPAFIVTPNFYVLKEYNMSDLYALFIGHGADRIAHGDKGFSGAWGKVGGLYRSDVAAMQRGLEKAGYDVGSADGLPGFKTRRSIGVWQAKNGRAATCYPDKGLVEAMR